The following proteins are co-located in the Syntrophales bacterium genome:
- a CDS encoding hydroxymethylglutaryl-CoA lyase produces the protein MDMNSTLPPAVTLQEVALRDGLQNEQTILTVEQKVWLVNALADCGLARIEVSSFVNPKVVPQMADAEEIWERMDRVEGVLYSALILDENGLNRAIRSAVPHVGIWVSASETHSKENSNKTIGESLNHALDLIERAKDAGMCVRAGVMCAFGCAYEGDVPVDRVAGVVRSMKAAGPDEISLADTAGMANPLQIDSTVRTVNDGIDGLPLSLHLHNTRGLGMVNVYAAILRGVTIFDSSLGGIGGCPFIKNASGNIATEDMTHMLKSIGIETGVDLERLVAVSLRFEEMLGKKLPAAITNLYGTTSWMSPVN, from the coding sequence ATGGATATGAACAGTACTCTTCCTCCGGCTGTCACGCTGCAGGAGGTCGCCTTGAGGGACGGTCTTCAGAATGAACAAACGATACTGACCGTCGAACAGAAGGTATGGCTCGTCAACGCCCTTGCGGACTGCGGCTTGGCCAGGATCGAGGTGTCATCCTTCGTGAATCCGAAGGTGGTTCCCCAGATGGCCGATGCTGAAGAGATATGGGAGCGGATGGACCGTGTCGAGGGAGTACTCTATTCCGCGCTGATTCTTGACGAAAACGGTCTCAACAGGGCTATTCGAAGCGCCGTTCCACATGTCGGGATCTGGGTGTCGGCAAGTGAGACCCACAGCAAGGAAAACAGCAACAAGACCATCGGCGAGTCTCTCAACCATGCCCTGGATTTGATCGAACGGGCAAAGGATGCCGGCATGTGCGTCAGGGCGGGTGTGATGTGTGCCTTCGGCTGCGCCTATGAAGGCGACGTGCCGGTGGATCGGGTGGCGGGTGTCGTCAGGAGCATGAAAGCGGCAGGCCCCGATGAAATAAGCCTTGCCGATACAGCGGGAATGGCAAACCCCCTGCAGATCGACTCCACCGTCAGGACCGTGAACGACGGCATCGACGGTTTGCCCCTGTCGCTTCACCTCCATAACACGAGAGGTCTCGGCATGGTCAATGTCTATGCCGCCATCCTTCGGGGAGTGACAATTTTTGATTCCTCCCTGGGCGGCATCGGGGGATGTCCCTTTATCAAGAACGCCTCCGGTAATATCGCAACGGAAGACATGACCCACATGCTCAAATCCATAGGTATCGAGACGGGAGTGGATCTGGAGAGGCTCGTGGCCGTCTCCCTTCGGTTCGAAGAGATGCTGGGGAAGAAACTGCCCGCCGCCATAACGAATCTCTACGGGACGACATCCTGGATGTCCCCTGTCAACTGA
- a CDS encoding phenylacetate--CoA ligase: protein MIFDEEFETLPREALDALQLKRLRQVVERVYHTVGFYRTAFDEAGITPDDIRTLDDIRRLPFTTKQDLKDNYPFGLFAVPMSNVIRLHASSGTTGKPTVVGYTKRDINTWSALMARSFVAAGLTKNDIIHNAYGYGLFTGGLGAHYGAELLGASVIPMSGGSTKKQLMILQDFAPTAICCTPSYALFLAGQGQEMGLDMKSLRLRVGILGAEPWSEQMRDEIEERLGINALDIYGLSEVIGPGVSMECIEGKHGLHVFEDHFIVEAIDPATGELVKNGEIGELVFTSLTKEAFPLIRYRTRDLSRLMKEPCRCGRTLTRMARVSGRSDDMLIIRGINVFPSQIESILLGIEGLEPHYELTVDREGTLDTLQIRVEVGEHIFSDEVRSLQKIERRIAKDIKDYLGVTAAIKLVEPKSLQRFEGKADRVVDKRNI, encoded by the coding sequence ATGATTTTCGACGAAGAGTTCGAAACACTGCCCCGGGAAGCCCTCGACGCGCTTCAGTTGAAGCGCCTTCGACAGGTGGTGGAGCGAGTTTATCACACCGTCGGGTTCTATCGTACCGCTTTCGACGAGGCCGGCATCACACCCGACGACATCCGGACCCTTGATGATATCAGAAGATTACCTTTCACCACCAAGCAGGACCTGAAAGACAACTACCCCTTCGGGCTCTTCGCGGTACCCATGAGTAACGTCATACGGCTTCACGCGTCATCGGGCACGACGGGAAAGCCCACCGTCGTGGGCTATACGAAGCGGGATATCAATACCTGGTCAGCGCTCATGGCGCGTTCCTTCGTCGCCGCTGGTCTCACGAAGAACGACATTATTCACAACGCATACGGGTACGGACTCTTCACGGGAGGCCTGGGGGCTCATTACGGGGCCGAATTGCTGGGAGCCAGTGTTATCCCCATGTCCGGGGGCAGCACGAAAAAACAGCTCATGATTCTCCAGGATTTCGCTCCCACGGCCATCTGCTGCACCCCTTCATACGCCCTTTTTCTTGCCGGGCAAGGGCAGGAAATGGGCCTCGACATGAAGTCCCTGAGGCTCAGGGTGGGCATTCTCGGAGCCGAGCCCTGGAGCGAGCAGATGCGCGACGAAATCGAGGAACGTCTGGGTATCAACGCCCTGGACATTTACGGTCTGTCTGAAGTAATCGGCCCGGGCGTTTCCATGGAATGCATCGAAGGCAAGCACGGACTTCATGTGTTTGAAGATCACTTCATCGTCGAGGCCATCGACCCCGCTACGGGAGAACTCGTGAAAAACGGGGAAATCGGCGAACTGGTCTTTACGTCCCTCACCAAGGAGGCGTTCCCTCTGATCCGGTACCGCACGAGAGACCTTTCCCGCCTCATGAAGGAACCCTGTCGGTGCGGGCGGACGCTTACCAGGATGGCGCGCGTATCGGGACGAAGCGACGATATGCTTATCATCAGGGGAATCAATGTCTTCCCGTCACAGATAGAAAGCATCCTCCTGGGAATCGAGGGGCTTGAACCCCATTACGAATTGACGGTCGATCGCGAGGGAACACTGGATACTCTGCAAATTCGGGTTGAAGTGGGCGAGCACATATTTTCGGACGAAGTCCGTTCCCTCCAGAAAATAGAACGGCGCATCGCGAAAGATATCAAGGATTACCTCGGAGTGACGGCGGCCATAAAACTGGTTGAACCCAAAAGTCTTCAACGTTTCGAGGGCAAGGCCGATCGCGTCGTCGACAAACGGAACATCTGA
- a CDS encoding PAS domain S-box protein, translating to MIEKKNSEGPGPSPARTSRDKELIYLTPLAVIEIGRDGRILDANRHGRKLLGFSRNENRAGGENIFDRIDAADHDLVRARIKSIRAGEPVFPTKIRVLRRDGTVVPVLIVYANLIAAGGKETGIRAAMTGCAEEIETDHVHWRIQEKYRKLVDLLPQGVFETDAAGRVIYANRSMLKMFRLTAEDIRGGLSVADAILPKERPRMNKIMQRLENGKKPCSETVGCLRKDGSVFPGLFTGRGIVRNGTFRGIWGIVADGTVRRETAGNVGVLDEPYRSLFFSAGTAMIIIEDDMSISLANEAFYRFSGYPPGENLTLSSLVPDEDRDFMTKTLRERAGGEKTVPLRYEFRHVRRDGGVRDGILSAELIPGTRRTLASVVDITDLKQTQKKLQRESENLLDAKAALNVLLKRREEDRSNLGRTVRTNLKHIVLPHLDMLKAHRLSAEGTDIIAAIEDSLEAILSPFLQDITATYAQLTPREIEILILVKEGRSTKEISRMLNSSQRTIDYHRNNIRRKLGISNSRVNLRTHIMTHLDAY from the coding sequence ATGATTGAGAAGAAGAATTCTGAAGGACCGGGGCCGTCTCCGGCGAGAACTTCACGGGACAAGGAACTCATATATCTGACCCCTCTGGCCGTTATCGAAATCGGCCGGGACGGTCGTATACTCGACGCGAACCGCCACGGCCGCAAACTGCTTGGCTTCAGCCGTAATGAAAATCGTGCTGGGGGAGAAAACATCTTCGACCGTATTGATGCCGCCGATCATGATCTGGTCAGGGCCCGCATTAAATCAATCCGCGCGGGAGAACCTGTGTTCCCCACCAAGATCAGGGTGTTACGCCGGGACGGCACAGTCGTTCCCGTTCTCATCGTCTATGCGAATCTGATAGCGGCCGGAGGAAAAGAAACGGGTATCAGGGCCGCTATGACCGGTTGTGCCGAAGAGATCGAGACTGACCATGTTCACTGGAGGATTCAGGAGAAGTACAGGAAGCTCGTGGACCTTCTGCCCCAGGGTGTCTTCGAAACGGATGCCGCGGGCCGTGTAATCTATGCCAACAGGAGCATGCTCAAAATGTTCCGGCTTACGGCGGAAGACATCCGCGGAGGGCTGAGCGTCGCCGACGCGATTCTGCCGAAGGAACGGCCCAGAATGAATAAGATCATGCAGAGACTCGAAAACGGAAAGAAGCCCTGTTCCGAAACCGTTGGCTGTCTCAGAAAAGACGGTTCCGTCTTTCCGGGCCTGTTCACCGGCCGCGGCATAGTGCGCAACGGCACCTTCCGGGGGATATGGGGTATCGTGGCGGACGGAACAGTCCGAAGAGAAACGGCCGGGAATGTCGGTGTACTGGATGAACCGTACCGATCGCTCTTTTTCTCCGCGGGAACGGCGATGATCATCATCGAGGACGACATGTCCATATCACTCGCGAATGAAGCGTTTTACCGGTTCAGCGGCTATCCGCCCGGTGAAAACCTGACACTCTCCTCCCTGGTTCCGGATGAAGACAGGGACTTTATGACGAAAACGCTTCGCGAGCGGGCCGGCGGCGAAAAGACCGTTCCCCTGAGATACGAATTCAGGCATGTGAGGCGGGATGGTGGAGTACGGGACGGCATTTTGAGTGCCGAGCTGATTCCGGGGACACGGCGGACCCTGGCCTCTGTCGTCGATATCACTGACCTGAAACAGACGCAGAAGAAGCTGCAAAGGGAATCAGAAAACCTGTTGGACGCAAAGGCGGCCCTGAACGTTCTCCTCAAGCGTCGTGAAGAGGACAGGTCGAACCTGGGAAGAACGGTCCGGACGAATCTGAAACACATCGTTCTTCCCCACCTGGACATGTTGAAGGCACACAGGCTCTCCGCTGAAGGGACTGACATCATTGCAGCCATAGAAGACAGCCTGGAAGCGATCTTGTCTCCTTTTCTTCAAGATATTACCGCTACCTACGCGCAGCTGACCCCGCGGGAGATCGAAATTCTGATCCTCGTAAAGGAAGGCCGTTCAACCAAAGAAATTTCCCGGATGCTCAACAGCTCGCAGCGTACAATCGATTATCACCGGAACAATATACGGAGGAAGCTGGGGATCAGCAACAGCAGGGTCAATCTGAGAACCCACATCATGACCCACCTCGATGCCTACTGA
- a CDS encoding DUF3795 domain-containing protein: MKGWREDEIENRYLMAPCGLYCGACGIYIATRDDNEKFRSVMADLYGTRPEETRCLGCMQPDGAGMIYEYCRSCAIRDCVQAKGWYSCHQCDEWPCDLIENFPYVTGIRVMKRTIPIWREQAAQHGDEKGSVEWARGECARYHCSSCGYPLFRGARRCRNCSRPVADELDGSL, encoded by the coding sequence ATGAAAGGATGGCGGGAGGATGAGATCGAAAACAGGTATCTTATGGCTCCCTGCGGCTTGTATTGTGGAGCCTGCGGGATATATATAGCGACGCGGGACGACAACGAAAAATTTCGCTCCGTCATGGCCGATCTCTACGGGACACGGCCTGAGGAAACGCGATGCCTCGGGTGCATGCAGCCCGACGGAGCGGGGATGATCTACGAGTACTGCCGCTCCTGCGCTATACGGGATTGCGTTCAAGCAAAGGGCTGGTATTCCTGTCACCAGTGCGATGAATGGCCCTGCGACCTGATAGAGAATTTTCCCTACGTCACGGGAATTCGGGTGATGAAACGTACCATTCCCATCTGGAGGGAGCAGGCGGCACAGCATGGCGATGAGAAAGGAAGCGTCGAATGGGCCCGGGGCGAGTGTGCCCGGTACCACTGTTCCTCCTGCGGATATCCGCTTTTCAGGGGGGCCCGGCGATGCAGAAACTGTTCCAGGCCCGTGGCGGATGAACTCGATGGTTCTCTGTGA
- a CDS encoding ACT domain-containing protein translates to MTVDQISIFLENRPGGLEGVTRVLGDAGINIRALSLADTSDFGIVRLIVNDTEAAEKALQEEGLTVRRTAVVAVEVPDRPGGFHSIMKALSEKDVNVEYTYAFVERSGENAIIIFRFDRTDEAIEILQQRGFTILPGEKVYRL, encoded by the coding sequence ATGACGGTCGATCAGATATCGATCTTTCTTGAAAACAGACCTGGCGGTCTGGAAGGCGTAACCAGGGTACTCGGCGATGCCGGGATCAACATCAGGGCTCTTTCTCTCGCGGATACATCGGATTTCGGAATTGTGAGGCTCATTGTAAACGACACGGAAGCCGCCGAAAAGGCGCTGCAGGAGGAGGGCCTCACGGTTCGCCGGACCGCCGTTGTAGCCGTTGAAGTTCCCGACCGCCCCGGCGGGTTTCACAGCATCATGAAGGCCCTTTCGGAAAAGGACGTCAACGTTGAATACACCTATGCCTTTGTCGAACGGAGCGGCGAGAACGCCATCATCATTTTCCGGTTTGACCGAACCGATGAGGCTATCGAGATTCTTCAGCAGAGGGGGTTCACCATCCTGCCGGGAGAGAAAGTGTATCGGCTGTAA
- a CDS encoding NAD-dependent deacylase, whose protein sequence is MTGSEEELESRIVMIAEEILRSERIVAFTGAGISTESGIPDFRSPGGIWTRFDPEDFTIQRFLSSETSRKKQWKVLLEGGLFGVVEPNPAHLALARLEAFGKLDCIITQNIDNLHQLAGNRPDRVLELHGSLRQVRCLDCGRRFETERILQRLRAGVEIPDCEVCFGILKPDAVFFGESLPWDTMTAAIDHSRNCDLFIVIGSSLVVAPASHMPVHALDSGARLIIINVGDTSCDSRAHIRINGMAGSVMSRILERVSRRLCV, encoded by the coding sequence ATGACAGGAAGTGAAGAGGAACTGGAATCCAGGATAGTCATGATAGCGGAGGAGATTCTCCGCTCTGAACGCATCGTGGCCTTCACCGGTGCCGGGATAAGTACCGAATCAGGCATTCCGGATTTCAGGAGCCCGGGCGGAATCTGGACCCGGTTCGATCCCGAAGATTTCACCATACAGCGATTTCTTTCCAGCGAGACGTCCCGTAAAAAGCAGTGGAAGGTTCTCCTGGAGGGCGGGCTCTTCGGAGTGGTTGAGCCCAACCCCGCCCACCTGGCTCTCGCCCGGCTTGAAGCCTTCGGTAAACTTGACTGCATCATTACCCAGAACATTGACAATCTCCACCAGCTGGCGGGTAATCGCCCCGATCGGGTTCTTGAGCTGCACGGTTCCCTCAGGCAGGTTCGTTGCCTGGACTGCGGCCGTCGTTTCGAGACGGAACGGATCCTTCAGCGGCTCAGGGCGGGCGTCGAAATCCCGGACTGTGAGGTCTGCTTTGGAATCCTCAAGCCCGACGCGGTTTTTTTTGGAGAATCCCTTCCCTGGGATACCATGACCGCGGCTATCGATCATTCAAGAAACTGCGATCTCTTCATCGTCATAGGATCGTCGCTGGTAGTGGCGCCGGCGTCCCACATGCCCGTCCATGCTCTCGATTCGGGGGCCAGGCTCATCATCATAAACGTCGGGGATACCTCCTGTGATTCACGGGCCCACATACGCATCAACGGGATGGCGGGTTCCGTCATGTCCCGAATTCTTGAAAGGGTTTCCCGGCGACTGTGTGTCTGA
- a CDS encoding NRDE family protein, producing the protein MCLIIFAYRLHSEYPLIIAANRDEFYDRPTAAASFWKDAPEVLGGRDLRGGGTWMGIERGGRLAALTNYRDPRFMKDGAPSRGMLVSSFLTGGDEPVSFLRRVNETAEDYSGFTLLLGSPESLWWYSNAGGGITSVKPGIHGLSNHLMDTPWPKVERGKQLLKELLSGEGSPSPEGILDILEDSHHPPDHLLPDTGVGIEWERMLSPLFITSSSYGTFSSTVLLVNKKREVLFVEKDQRPGPSQGTVARFEFPLGGGSNERQS; encoded by the coding sequence GTGTGTCTGATTATCTTCGCGTATCGCCTTCACAGTGAATACCCCCTCATCATCGCCGCCAATCGCGATGAATTCTACGATCGTCCCACGGCGGCGGCCTCGTTCTGGAAAGACGCGCCGGAGGTTCTCGGCGGCAGGGATCTCAGGGGAGGCGGAACCTGGATGGGGATAGAGCGTGGAGGACGTCTGGCGGCGCTGACAAACTACCGCGATCCCCGGTTCATGAAAGACGGGGCGCCTTCACGGGGGATGCTGGTCAGTTCCTTCCTGACGGGCGGGGATGAGCCGGTTTCTTTCCTGCGCCGCGTGAATGAAACAGCTGAAGACTACAGTGGATTCACCCTGCTCCTGGGGAGTCCCGAAAGCCTCTGGTGGTACTCCAACGCCGGCGGCGGCATAACCTCCGTCAAACCGGGAATCCACGGTCTGAGCAATCATCTCATGGACACACCCTGGCCCAAGGTTGAACGGGGGAAACAGCTCCTGAAGGAACTCCTCTCCGGAGAAGGCAGCCCGTCACCCGAGGGTATTCTGGACATTCTGGAGGATTCCCACCACCCGCCGGATCACCTGCTGCCCGATACGGGGGTGGGTATCGAATGGGAACGAATGCTCTCACCGCTCTTCATCACCAGTTCCTCCTATGGTACCTTTTCGTCCACGGTCCTGCTCGTGAACAAGAAGCGGGAGGTTCTCTTCGTGGAAAAGGACCAGCGTCCGGGGCCTTCACAGGGAACCGTCGCGCGGTTCGAGTTCCCTCTCGGTGGGGGAAGCAACGAAAGGCAGTCATAG
- a CDS encoding VTT domain-containing protein → MERLKFRWNDPRVFRVIAIAVLVLAAALFMVGKPVSVESLIEWGSAMSAHPAVAVGLVALQAVLLALALPGTLMLWVVAPLYTPFQAALILTAGSVLGASGAYGISRHIRGDRLFRGFSGRVIGLLRRRNDLFIQLLLRIVPGFPHSVINYGAGMLKLPLSTFLVATTLGLAVKWFVYASAMHAMLEMGSGEGKIGIDSLIPLFILAILFAVGWLVHQRVKTRRSPYPEHDA, encoded by the coding sequence ATGGAACGATTAAAATTCAGATGGAACGATCCTCGGGTATTTCGTGTGATCGCGATTGCGGTGCTGGTGCTTGCCGCCGCCCTGTTCATGGTCGGGAAGCCGGTATCTGTAGAATCTCTGATTGAGTGGGGGAGCGCCATGAGTGCCCATCCTGCCGTCGCGGTGGGTCTCGTGGCTCTTCAGGCAGTGCTGCTTGCCCTGGCTCTGCCCGGTACGCTCATGCTCTGGGTGGTGGCCCCCCTGTATACACCCTTTCAGGCCGCCTTGATACTGACGGCAGGCAGTGTTCTCGGTGCTTCGGGGGCATACGGGATCTCCAGGCATATCAGAGGCGACAGGCTATTCCGGGGTTTCAGCGGCCGCGTCATAGGACTCCTCAGAAGGAGGAACGATCTTTTTATACAGCTCCTGCTCCGTATTGTTCCCGGTTTTCCGCATTCAGTCATAAATTACGGTGCCGGGATGCTCAAGCTCCCCTTGAGTACGTTTCTTGTCGCCACGACCCTGGGGCTGGCGGTCAAATGGTTCGTTTACGCCTCTGCCATGCATGCTATGCTCGAAATGGGTTCCGGTGAAGGAAAAATAGGAATAGATTCGTTGATCCCGCTTTTTATTCTAGCGATCCTTTTCGCTGTGGGATGGCTGGTTCATCAAAGGGTAAAGACCAGGCGGTCGCCGTACCCGGAACATGATGCATGA
- a CDS encoding histone deacetylase family protein — MKVYYSDAFIPSYCSDPAASLGRMESIVRALRGNVSFLDVIPADIEDIAACHTDRHIAQVRSQGLYDIASLAAGGAIQAAFTGLEEPSFALVRPPGHHASADSSWGFCYFNNIAIAISKLREQKKIGKAFILDFDLHFGDGTMNILGNSGYVDILNPSDADPARYLLELEEAMPDDADMIAVSAGFDNHREDWGGLLSTDDYRELGRIVRRASERSGGGCFGVLEGGYNHGVLGQSVMAFLEGMRGD; from the coding sequence ATGAAAGTGTACTACAGCGACGCATTTATCCCCAGCTACTGTAGCGATCCGGCCGCTTCACTGGGCCGCATGGAGTCGATAGTCAGGGCACTGCGCGGCAACGTCAGCTTTCTGGACGTCATTCCGGCCGACATCGAGGATATCGCCGCCTGTCACACGGACCGTCATATTGCACAGGTGCGCAGCCAGGGGCTTTACGACATCGCTTCCCTGGCGGCAGGCGGTGCCATCCAGGCGGCCTTTACGGGCCTTGAAGAACCGTCCTTCGCGCTGGTCAGACCTCCCGGTCACCATGCCTCCGCCGACAGTTCCTGGGGATTCTGCTATTTCAACAATATCGCCATCGCCATAAGCAAACTCCGGGAACAGAAAAAAATCGGGAAAGCCTTCATCCTGGATTTCGACCTTCATTTTGGTGACGGTACCATGAACATCCTCGGTAACAGCGGCTACGTCGATATCCTGAACCCCTCGGATGCCGATCCGGCACGATATCTCCTCGAGCTTGAGGAAGCCATGCCGGATGACGCCGACATGATTGCCGTGTCAGCGGGGTTTGACAACCACCGCGAAGACTGGGGAGGGCTGCTCTCGACTGACGATTACCGGGAGCTCGGCCGCATCGTGCGACGGGCGAGTGAGCGATCCGGCGGCGGATGCTTCGGAGTTCTTGAAGGAGGCTACAACCACGGCGTACTCGGTCAGAGCGTAATGGCCTTTCTGGAAGGCATGCGGGGAGACTGA
- a CDS encoding kinase/pyrophosphorylase: protein MVRSVFYISDGTGITAETLGHTLLTQFPGIIFQSVCLPFVNTNEKIDRAIQRIDKTAEKDGLPPLVFTTLTNPVLRKRLAQCRGEVFDFFSTFTGSMEEALGVPSKPVVGRSHGMGNPHIYTERIDALHYTLQNDDGSAMSDYSQADIIITGVSRTGKTPTCLYLALQFGIQAANYPLTVDDFERDDLPPRLAAEHSKLFGLTVGAERLYQIRQERRANSQYASMQQIRAELTSAEKLFRRERIPYLNITYMSVEEIAASVIQLTDLKRRI from the coding sequence ATGGTGCGCTCCGTCTTTTATATTTCGGACGGCACGGGCATTACCGCTGAAACGCTGGGTCATACGCTGTTGACGCAGTTTCCAGGCATCATCTTTCAGTCCGTCTGCCTCCCCTTCGTCAATACAAACGAGAAGATCGACCGGGCGATTCAGCGCATCGACAAGACCGCCGAGAAAGATGGTTTGCCGCCTCTCGTTTTTACCACTCTGACAAATCCGGTTCTGCGGAAACGCCTGGCCCAGTGCCGCGGAGAAGTCTTCGACTTCTTTTCCACCTTTACCGGTTCCATGGAAGAGGCCCTGGGTGTGCCCTCAAAACCCGTCGTCGGCCGGTCGCACGGTATGGGAAATCCCCACATTTACACCGAACGCATCGACGCCCTCCATTATACGCTGCAGAATGACGACGGGTCAGCCATGAGCGACTACTCCCAGGCCGATATAATCATCACCGGCGTGTCCCGAACGGGCAAGACCCCGACCTGCCTTTACCTGGCACTGCAGTTCGGCATCCAGGCGGCAAACTACCCGCTTACAGTCGATGACTTCGAACGGGACGACCTGCCGCCGAGGCTGGCAGCGGAGCATTCAAAACTCTTCGGTCTCACAGTCGGCGCGGAGCGGCTTTACCAGATCCGTCAGGAACGCCGGGCCAACAGCCAGTATGCCAGTATGCAGCAGATTCGCGCGGAACTCACGTCTGCCGAAAAACTCTTCCGCCGGGAACGGATACCCTACCTGAACATTACCTACATGTCGGTTGAGGAAATCGCCGCATCGGTCATACAACTGACAGACCTCAAACGGCGCATATAA
- a CDS encoding response regulator transcription factor, whose amino-acid sequence MGNLRILIADDHKIVRDGLRTLIDSESGMEVIAEAEDGRTAAHLAEELSPDIVIMDIAMPDMNGIDATRQIVRLNRRTKVIALSMYSDRRFVSGMLEAGAAGYLLKDCAFEELVRAIRSVASDQIYLSPRIAGIVVSRYIGKAPQSEGSVFTNLTQREREVLQVLAEGMSTKEIAFHLGVSVKTVETHRRNIMEKLNIHSISELVKYAIREGLTSLEK is encoded by the coding sequence ATGGGAAACCTTCGAATACTGATTGCAGATGACCATAAAATTGTAAGGGACGGATTACGAACTCTCATCGACAGTGAATCAGGGATGGAAGTGATCGCCGAGGCCGAAGACGGCCGGACAGCCGCGCATCTGGCGGAAGAGCTATCCCCCGATATCGTCATCATGGACATCGCCATGCCGGACATGAACGGAATCGACGCGACTCGTCAGATCGTGCGCCTGAACCGCCGGACAAAGGTAATCGCCCTGTCCATGTATTCGGACCGGCGGTTCGTTTCAGGCATGCTTGAGGCAGGCGCCGCGGGATACCTGCTGAAGGATTGCGCCTTCGAAGAACTGGTTCGGGCGATCCGGTCGGTGGCATCCGACCAGATCTATTTAAGTCCCAGAATCGCGGGAATCGTCGTCAGCCGCTACATCGGGAAAGCTCCCCAATCCGAGGGTTCCGTATTCACGAACCTTACCCAACGGGAACGGGAAGTCCTCCAGGTACTCGCCGAAGGGATGTCCACAAAGGAAATAGCCTTCCATCTCGGCGTAAGCGTCAAAACCGTGGAGACGCACCGGCGCAACATCATGGAAAAATTAAATATTCACAGTATATCTGAACTGGTGAAGTACGCTATCAGGGAAGGCCTTACATCCCTTGAAAAATAG